In a single window of the Streptomyces sp. NBC_00094 genome:
- the ctaD gene encoding cytochrome c oxidase subunit I, with protein MSIHNETQGAAAAEDSYENELPVRRKQPGNVVIKWLTTTDHKTIGTMYLVTSFAFFCVGGLMALFMRAELARPGTQIMSNEQFNQAFTMHGTIMLLMFATPLFAGFANWIMPLQIGAPDVAFPRLNMFAYWLYLFGSIMAVAGFLTPQGAADFGWFAYSPLSDAVRSPGVGADLWIMGLAFSGFGTILGSVNFITTIICMRAPGMTMFRMPIFVWNVLLTGVLVLLAFPVLAAALFALEADRKFGSHIFDAANGGALLWQHLFWFFGHPEVYIIALPFFGIVSEIIPVFSRKPMFGYIGLVAATIAIAGLSVTVWAHHMYVTGGVLLPFFSFMTFLIAVPTGVKFFNWIGTMWKGSLSFETPMLWTIGFLITFTFGGLTGVILASPPMDFHVSDSYFVVAHFHYVVFGTVVFAMFAGFHFWWPKFTGKMLDERLGKITFWTLFIGFHGTFLVQHWLGAEGMPRRYADYLDADGFTALNTISTISSFLLGLSILPFMYNVWKTAKYGKKIEVDDPWGYGRSLEWATSCPPPRHNFLTLPRIRSESPAFDLHHPEIAAVDQLENKGHAVEALAGSKEAGK; from the coding sequence GTGAGCATCCACAACGAAACCCAGGGTGCCGCCGCAGCTGAGGACTCGTACGAGAACGAGCTGCCCGTACGGCGCAAGCAGCCCGGCAACGTCGTGATCAAGTGGCTGACCACCACCGACCACAAGACGATCGGGACGATGTACCTGGTCACGTCGTTCGCGTTCTTCTGCGTCGGCGGCCTGATGGCGCTCTTCATGCGCGCCGAGCTGGCCCGTCCGGGTACGCAGATCATGTCGAACGAGCAGTTCAACCAGGCGTTCACGATGCACGGCACGATCATGCTGCTGATGTTCGCGACGCCGCTGTTCGCCGGATTCGCGAACTGGATCATGCCGCTGCAGATCGGCGCGCCCGACGTGGCGTTCCCGCGGCTGAACATGTTCGCGTACTGGCTGTACCTCTTCGGCTCGATCATGGCGGTCGCCGGCTTCCTCACCCCGCAGGGTGCCGCCGACTTCGGCTGGTTCGCCTACTCCCCGCTGTCGGACGCCGTCCGCTCGCCGGGTGTCGGCGCCGACCTGTGGATCATGGGTCTGGCCTTCTCCGGCTTCGGCACGATCCTCGGTTCGGTCAACTTCATCACCACGATCATCTGCATGCGCGCTCCGGGCATGACGATGTTCCGCATGCCGATCTTCGTCTGGAACGTGCTGCTGACCGGTGTCCTGGTCCTGCTCGCCTTCCCGGTCCTGGCGGCTGCGCTGTTCGCCCTGGAGGCGGACCGCAAGTTCGGCTCGCACATCTTCGACGCGGCCAACGGTGGAGCGCTGCTGTGGCAGCACCTCTTCTGGTTCTTCGGCCACCCCGAGGTGTACATCATCGCGCTGCCGTTCTTCGGCATCGTCTCCGAGATCATCCCGGTCTTCAGCCGTAAGCCGATGTTCGGCTACATCGGTCTGGTGGCCGCGACGATCGCGATCGCCGGCCTGTCCGTGACCGTGTGGGCGCACCACATGTACGTCACAGGCGGCGTGCTCCTGCCGTTCTTCTCCTTCATGACGTTCCTCATCGCCGTACCGACAGGCGTGAAGTTCTTCAACTGGATCGGAACGATGTGGAAGGGCTCGTTGTCGTTCGAGACACCGATGCTCTGGACGATCGGCTTCCTGATCACCTTCACCTTCGGTGGTCTGACCGGCGTCATCCTGGCCTCGCCGCCGATGGACTTCCACGTCTCCGACTCGTACTTCGTCGTCGCGCACTTCCACTACGTCGTCTTCGGCACCGTGGTCTTCGCGATGTTCGCCGGGTTCCACTTCTGGTGGCCGAAGTTCACCGGCAAGATGCTGGACGAGCGCCTCGGCAAGATCACGTTCTGGACGCTGTTCATCGGCTTCCACGGCACCTTCCTGGTGCAGCACTGGCTCGGTGCCGAGGGCATGCCGCGTCGTTACGCGGACTACCTCGACGCCGACGGCTTCACCGCGCTGAACACGATCTCGACGATCTCCTCCTTCCTGCTCGGTCTGTCGATCCTGCCGTTCATGTACAACGTCTGGAAGACCGCCAAGTACGGCAAGAAGATCGAGGTCGACGACCCGTGGGGCTACGGCCGTTCGCTCGAATGGGCGACGTCCTGCCCGCCGCCGCGGCACAACTTCCTCACCCTGCCGCGGATCCGTTCCGAATCCCCGGCGTTCGATCTGCACCACCCTGAGATCGCGGCTGTCGACCAGCTCGAGAACAAGGGCCACGCCGTCGAGGCCCTCGCGGGCAGCAAGGAGGCCGGCAAGTGA
- the coxB gene encoding cytochrome c oxidase subunit II, producing MSPNGSDRSSRRPMRRKLPQVLTAGLILATATGCSYNWEDFPRLGMPTPVTEEAPTILSLWQGSWAAALVTGVLVWGLILWSVFFHRRSRTKVEVPPQTRYNMPIEALYTVTPLIIVSVLFYFTARDESKLLSLADKPAHTINVVGYQWSWGFNYVENVPGVTGDAKTAPNLAAIPDKFQDDFPANAGGVYDAGIPGDRNPQTGNPGPTLWLPKGEKVRFVLTSRDVIHSFWVVPFLMKQDVIPGHTNSFEVTPTQEGTFLGKCAELCGVDHSRMLFNVKVVSPERYQQHLKELAEKGQTGYIPSGIEQTDPARNAEKNQL from the coding sequence GTGAGTCCCAACGGCTCCGACCGCTCGTCGCGGCGCCCGATGCGGCGGAAGCTGCCGCAGGTGCTGACTGCGGGCCTGATCCTGGCGACAGCCACCGGCTGCTCGTACAACTGGGAAGACTTCCCCCGCCTTGGTATGCCCACTCCGGTTACGGAAGAGGCACCCACGATCCTCTCCCTCTGGCAGGGCTCGTGGGCGGCTGCGCTCGTCACGGGCGTCCTGGTCTGGGGGCTGATCCTGTGGTCCGTCTTCTTCCACCGGCGCAGCCGTACCAAGGTCGAGGTACCCCCGCAGACGCGGTACAACATGCCCATCGAGGCGCTGTACACGGTGACGCCACTCATCATCGTGTCGGTCCTCTTCTACTTCACCGCGCGCGACGAGTCGAAGCTCCTGTCGCTCGCCGACAAGCCCGCCCACACCATCAACGTGGTCGGCTACCAGTGGAGCTGGGGCTTCAACTACGTCGAGAACGTGCCGGGTGTGACGGGTGACGCCAAGACGGCCCCGAACCTCGCCGCCATCCCGGACAAGTTCCAGGACGACTTCCCGGCGAACGCCGGCGGCGTCTACGACGCCGGTATCCCCGGTGACCGGAACCCCCAGACCGGCAACCCGGGTCCGACCCTGTGGCTGCCGAAGGGCGAGAAGGTCCGGTTCGTCCTGACCTCGCGTGACGTCATCCACTCCTTCTGGGTGGTCCCCTTCCTCATGAAGCAGGACGTCATCCCGGGTCATACCAACTCCTTCGAGGTGACCCCGACGCAGGAAGGCACCTTCCTCGGCAAGTGCGCCGAACTGTGCGGCGTCGACCACTCCCGGATGCTCTTCAACGTCAAGGTGGTCTCTCCGGAGCGCTACCAGCAGCACCTGAAGGAGCTGGCCGAGAAGGGGCAGACCGGCTACATCCCGTCTGGCATCGAGCAGACGGACCCGGCCAGGAATGCGGAGAAGAACCAACTGTGA